The stretch of DNA TTCTTGCTCTGGTTAGTGCTTCCACCTTCGTCCTTTTGGTTATTGGGGTTCTTCGAGCAAAAAGTTTCCTCCCATTTGATCTTCATCGTAGCTTGCTCGTAGAACTCACCCAAGTCCCTTATGGGGGACTTATAtatgctctcatagagctttcCATCCTTTCGAAGCCCCACAGATATCGCTGTCAAAACACTCTCATCCAATAGGTTCTCCACATTATTAACCTCTCACCTGAACCTCTCAATATAATCCTTTAGGGATTCATTAGACCATTGGAACATCGTAGTAAGGTGACATGATGGGGCAAGTTGCCTCATAATCGATCTGTACTGGCTGATAAACTTCCTTTGGCATTCCCCCTAGCTATAAATACTACGATGATGGAGACTTCTTAGCCAGGTTCGAGGTATGTCTCCTAGGATCGTGGGGAAGACTCATCACTTTACCAAGGAACTAGAAGTCTGCAAGTCCATCTGGACATTGAAAGCATCCAAGTGGTCATATGGGTCCCCATCTCCATTATACTGAGGGATGTTGGAGACCTTGAATCTGCAGGGAAGAGGCTCCATCTCGATTTCCCTAGAGAACGAGGTCCTCTCCCCACGACCTTCCCTCCAATCATGAGCCCCATGTCTAGCCTCCAATTGTTGAACCCTCTGTAGTAATTCCTCCATGGTGGGATCTTGATCCACAGATCATCCAGTGAGGGACCATCTTTCCGATTCGCTGTCTTGTTTTGGCAAATAGCGATCTCGTGGTAGATATCGTCTCCTATTCCTAGGATCTGGCGAGTTGCAGTATGTGGCATGACCCGGGCCGATCCTGACCAAACTCTCCCCTCGACACGGATCCCCACGTTGTCGAATCCCTTCATGAACCTCTTCACGATGATCTCTATAGCGACTCGCTCTTGCCCTCAGATTTGTGGGCTATGCCTCCAGTTCTTTTCCCTGAGGTTGTCGCTCCTCTAATCTCCTGGACCCCAAGTTCGAGGAGTGCATAGATCCAGCCCGTTGTGATGTTTCTTTAGCTTCCTTTTCATCTGGAATGGGTCTTTCATTTCGAGGTTGTAAGACACCTCCGGGTGGTGTGATCTCAACTTATTTTTGGGCGGCTTGAACCTGTATTTTGGCTAACGCTTTAATCGCATCAACGAGCTGCATGACTGTATTCTCCATTGCTTCTTGACATTACTGCCAGGCCTGAATCGCCTCTATCCTAGGGATAGAAGCCATAGATTGGCAGGGAACCCAAGAGGAAATGCCTGAGGCGGCTCCAACTAACAAGGGAACAGAAGCAGTTGCAACGGTTACGACTGTGACCCCAACTAACGGAACTTATGGCGACTGGCTAGCATGATCTTCGAGTTGATTAACCACCACTTCAAAACTCCTCATGTTTCTTCCTCTTGCCATTGATATCAATCAGAGCGAGCCCTTCTTTTAGGGTCAAAATGTCAACCGTGATTCGTTGGCCCGTACTGATAAAATAAACACCAatgcaaagagaagaaaaaattagcACAAATAACAAACGATACACAGGAGAGTTTTTATATGGTTCGACCAAAATGATGCttagtccacgactgttctttGATAATTTCAGCAGAGTAACAATATGTTATTGCTCCCCTGTATAAAATGTTTTTCCACCCTATTTATAAagtggggtgtttacaatttgaatggCTTCTAAATGTAGAAGGATAATATTACAGAGATAATATGTCATTATCAACTCCACAAAATCGAGAATAGATTTCACATTATCAGGGATTTAGTTTTCTTCAAATAAGGCAGGTGGACATCGTCTTCGATTATTATGCGCTCTTTTTGTTCTGTGAGTTGTATGGCTCATCCAGCAAACTGAAAGCATCACTGAGAGCTCGCTGACTTTCACGGTCTGATCTCGGGCTTCGGCAGCATGCAACCTTATTGTGACGACCTCGGCCTTAAACCCATTGGGCTTTGAGAGATTGGGCTGGCCCGCTTGGTCGAGTTCAATCCACTAGAAGTGATCtagaaaatacccataacaataTTACAGGATCGACTTTTAAACATCACTCGCATTACGTAACACTCTTTTATTTAATAAGACTATTCATCGATGgtacataaatttctcaacatgactaaaacatatctgaatcctcatgaagaagcaaaacACCAAAATAACTTGTCAAACCCTTCGGACACGTCACCTCGTGTCGTTACATCTCAACTACTTCCTTGCCTTAGCTGCAAGTCCcaactagaacgtttgaatatttcagggatatagcccaagttagatgttgaatcatctaagtgagggttcaaacaattacatgaatgcatgatacaaagacatgaacaaacatacacCCTAATGTAACTTTCCTAGCAATCCAACCCAGCATGAAACCCTAGGAAGTCATCCCGGCATGCACACAAGGCAACGGGATACTCCTATACGTTGTTCCAGtaacacccttggggaattatggtTACACTATTAGGGCGACATTCCATCCTGAcacaagtatcgatatgccaataatatcatgccgaATGAAATACCACAACCATCGATGCAATAATACATGTACATATGTCAAGATGcacataaattacatataactTAGCAACTTTCATGAATATCATGCTCAATATAGGCAAAACATATCACGTATGAGTTCGTAgggaaaaaccactcacctcgactGACTTTCAAAATTCCTCGAGATtcgtgcccaacctcgattctTGTGTTAGGCCTCAATAATCGTATAATTACTCAATCTTGAACTTCAATGATCCCTAGACATCACATTTATTCAAAGGAATATCAATAtccattttttcataattttcgcAATAGGGGATGGGTAAGGCAGTAAGgagagcctataaatagaggtagAGTTTGAGAGAAATGAAATCAGAAAAGGAGGCAGTGGCTGCGAGCaagtgatagcatgcatatttttaccatattttggcatttcacctcattcttattaggccatttgaagcaatttttgctgatatttcattgtttctattttattatgcttcaaattgtccttacactattttctatcttacctctactctatggatccaggctttagggaatattggatgggctaaaggagcttgggcctactaaaggagctttggatcaactaaaggagcttgggcctactaaaggagctttggatcaactaaaggagcttgggcctactaaaggagctttGGCCTACaatcaaggagcagacttggtctcacttgttttctgttgggctaggcccaaccctagcctccctagcctttcctttcttggccatgtatttaaggcctcttagcattaattttcaggggatatagaggaagagaggagaaaatagagaggattctaccCGTTTTTGtcattgtagcatttttctgttttctacatgttttgttccattctgttttccttgctgtaatgataggctagaacatttggtaaccggttgtgtgtcttgaatccattggaatttgagtcccggatgagctacaagaatctggtttgttatttgtttcttattcatttctatttggtttagtttgagcagatttgtgaatgcatggagttcatggcaggtttgtgtgaacttgcatggtttcactttctgttagatgcttaagagaacagaatgttatagccggttggtataacatctcggaaatgaatattgtgtgcttgaacggttgttcttgcataggtccggataggttgaatagagagtgaatggttgcattttgtttgcaagagatttctgcattcattttgttatttccaatcattctaatccttggacggttgttggggatgcttgagtttgttttccggagatcaaagcatctagcaaaccaagatatatagagtggacaaggaagatttcacataggagacaaatacacagccggttgcactcctcttattgatttttcatccatcttcatctttctgttttgccaattagttttctgtcaaaacccccccccaaacaaactgttattggttatgttggttctcctttgttggtagaagaaagtgaggctccttgtgagagatgacctagggtgcactttgctgcaaactagagaagagatgcaaacatagatctctatttctggagtggttcgatagccggccagaattttggcgccgttgccggggagccaagttttttgttctaaaaacatagaggaccgaccctattctctgtttgttttgttttcttgttcgagtgttttctctattttgtgttcttggtgataaggttatcagtttttgtgttcttggtgaagagaaattctgttctgttcttgagatgaactgatagcaagcagcaacagagaagcctcatttgccttttcgatcttctttttgtttgtgtgtattttccttttatgttttctcatttttggaatcatttttgaaccaagaagtggctgttggagagggctgcatGACCTGATCTTCTGaaaaagcaaccctgcagccctgcagcaactgaaaaagcacaacacacctgcagtccttctctgattCTCAGTAGcacacctgcagtccttctctgatcttcatgtgctctgataggcACTGAAAAGCAAGCTTACACAGCAAGGGGAGACAAGCCTGCAGCAGATCAAGAGAGCATAACCATTTTTAGAATGCTCTGAATCCTacttttctgcctctgacagcagatcacctgCACAAGAGGATATTCcgttttctttctctcattttcctttgattttctctcttttaacattCCATTCAACGTTGTCTTTACCTTCCACACTAATATCCATTTTCGTTTGGCAGAAGACCCCAACAGCTGCAACCAAAAGAAAGCAGCCAGCAGCAGCCTTCCATTCAGCAGCGGTTTTGACCATCTTCATgacagatagcattatttaaggattgagctcgagatacTGGTGCTATCCTCTTCCCttctcatccttacttgatgttctttcatgtccatatgctttccttgatgttttattgcatatagagtggtttctaaggcaaaataggagtaggttttgaaaaaaaaatcagtttcccGGTTACTGTTCATAGCTTTTCACTtactccgattgagctgatttttggtgtccaaagaaatgggggtgtggggatcAATAGTCACCGCTTCGCTGTGAGAAgagccttttttggccaaattccaacgtttagaccactttttgggccattttgtgtttctcagtggctaatttggtgtggtttttagtgtttttaggtccctcagtgtttttgtgttgaaattttgtgaaaaattgcataaaaaattcatctaagggcttattgttttacctgtttttgtgtttttgtgtttgtggtttttagtgttttgtttttgcttgtgtgTTCTTGTTTGTGTTTCTgtgttcttggtatgcataggccattttgtgtgctgtttttgtgctaatctctagtgcatgaccaggtcatctaagaaaacattacttgacttggatcttgaattagagaacactcttagaaggcaagctagagagcttaagtctcgggataggattgaccctaatagtgcttctaatacttcatccgaacctattccagcattcatcaatatggcagataatggtaatggagaTAATGCAAACAAtgcaaataatggaaataatggtaatggcaataatggaaatcatggaaataatgcaaatcatggtcatttggatggtagaactattagagagctggctgcacctgatgtgcattaccagcccctatgtattcaatacccacagcTAGATGCCAACTTCGAACTTAAGTCTGGACTGATccatttgttgcccaagtttcatggccttgcaggagaggatccacacaagcatctgaaagagtttcatgtggtttgctcaaccatgcggccacaaggagtagatgaagagcagatcaagctgagagccttcccattctcacttgatggatcagccaaagattggctctactacctgccaccagctgctatcaccagctgggatggattgaagaggatcttcctggaaaaattctttccagcctccagaacagcatcaattaggaaggaaatttgtggtataaggcagatgagtggtgagactctacatgagtattgggagaggttcaagaagttgtgttccagctgccctcaccatcagataagtgaccaactcctaattcaatatctctatgaaggtctaatccccatggacaggtacttagtagatgctgcaagtggaggagccttggcagagaagaccccagcagctgcacaagaactgatatcaaagatggcacaaaatgcccagcagtttggcaccagaattaacactcctacaaaagccataaatgaagtcaatgtggctgccactatggaccagcaaaggatggaaaacaagcttgaggaattggcttccatggtcaggcagttggcattagagagaaagcaacagcagctttgtggcatttgctccttgccatcccatacaacagaccaatgcccacagttgcaagaaaataatgagacatGTGCAGGCATTTTTCCTGGAAGACCATTCCAGCACCAGCAGCATGGCCAACCACAACCTTCCAATAGGTATGAcccatactcagccacctacaatccaggttggagagaccatccgaacctcagatatggcagcccttccaatcaacatgtgcaccaacagcagccataccagaatcaaccatttcagcagaggttccatccttcaagcaaccatgctccaccaccaaggcagaatcaagccatgcaacaagcaccaccattacccaagtcagaacctaccttagatgatcttgttaagcaactagcagccaacacactccaattccaacaaaaaacagaaaccaccattcaaaatttggagacccaaataggccagctagccacaaacatcaatgagttaaggagtcaaggttcggggcagcttccttcacaaccagttgccaatccaaggggtaatgttagtgccatcatgcttcgaagtggaAAAGAAGTGATCAACcaaacccctccaccatcatcaaacatggagcAGCATGTAGAGgagcagaatgtagagggtagcaaagagcagcaaccctcctcagtccaagaagccaagcaaccaaactccagctatcaagaacaaggagagtcttccaacatccagcccctaccattcccacatcgagcaacacaaaacaagaaaagagcagaggccgaagtggataaagagattctggaaacattccagaaagtagaagtcaacatccccctccttgaagccattagacagatccccaagtatgcaaaatttctcaaagatttgtgtactcacaagaggaagcttatggggaatgagaagatcaaccttgggagaaatgtctctgcccttatccaacctgccatgccagcaaagtgtaaagatccagggatgttctccattccttgtactataggagacatgcaatttagcaatgctttactagatttaggtgcatccattaatgtcatgcctaactctatttatgcttcattgcagtgtggtcctttgaagccaacaggagtggttgtccaactagccaatagaagtactgcacaccccactggagtcctagaagatgtgctggttaaggttaaggatttaatctttccagcagacttttatgttttgaatatggaagataacagcacacttgagcatgcacccttgatcctagggagaccattcttaaaaactgctagaactattatcaatgtgcatgagggtacactttccatggaatttgctggtaacacaattaacttcaagatacttgatgccatgaaattccctgccgaggatcattccacttttcaagtaaatagagttgacctgttagtgaatgaagcatgttctgagtcttctgatttaattgatgaattccccactgtgcatgagttcccagatacgattaattgcactaattgtagtgatgaagagagtcaatgtgctgcatgcttagagattgctgaatttttgcataggCATGAGTctgattttgatgctaacatttcccaagtggaagatagtgctgctaaccttgttgagcaggttgatagtgccttggagttagagttccagtcaaataggtcagccccctctttgcagcagccacccaccattcagtgcaagcctttgcctcagcacctcaagtatgcattcttggagaaagatgagaagctgccagtcatcattgcaaacaacttgcagcctgaccaagagagaaagttgctggatgtgctgaaaaataataagaaagcaattgggtggactttagcggacataactggaatcagcccatctgtttgcatgcatCGTATTTtgttggaggaaggagcaaaaccagcaaggcagcctcaaagaagacttaacccaaccatccttgatgtggtaaaacaggaggtaagtaaattacttgcagccggtattatttaccctatttctgacagcaagtgggtgagtcccgtgcaggttgttccaaaaaagacgggcatcacggtggtcccaaatgagcacaatgagctcatccccatgagagtgcagaacagttggagagtctgcattgattatagaaagctgaaccaagcaaccagaaaagatcatttccccctcccattcattgatcagatgttggagaggttggctggtaagtcacactattgtttccttgacggtttttccgggtactttcagatttgcatagccccagaggatcaagagaagaccaccttcacctgcccctttggcacattcgcttatagaagaatgcctttcggtctatgtaatgctccaggtacctttcagcgatgcatggtaagtatattttcagattttatagagcattgcatggaagtgtttatggatgatttttcagtttatggtacttcttttgatgattgcttggttagcttgggtagagtcctagagagatgcattgaaaagaaccttgttttaaatttcgaaaaatgtcatttcatggtagaacaaggaattgttttagggcatgttctctcta from Diospyros lotus cultivar Yz01 chromosome 6, ASM1463336v1, whole genome shotgun sequence encodes:
- the LOC127804433 gene encoding uncharacterized protein LOC127804433; amino-acid sequence: MGVWGSIVTASLNNGNHGNNANHGHLDGRTIRELAAPDVHYQPLCIQYPQLDANFELKSGLIHLLPKFHGLAGEDPHKHLKEFHVVCSTMRPQGVDEEQIKLRAFPFSLDGSAKDWLYYLPPAAITSWDGLKRIFLEKFFPASRTASIRKEICGIRQMSGETLHEYWERFKKLCSSCPHHQISDQLLIQYLYEGLIPMDRYLVDAASGGALAEKTPAAAQELISKMAQNAQQFGTRINTPTKAINEVNVAATMDQQRMENKLEELASMVRQLALERKQQQLCGICSLPSHTTDQCPQLQENNETCAGIFPGRPFQHQQHGQPQPSNSAIMLRSGKEVINQTPPPSSNMEQHVEEQNVEGSKEQQPSSVQEAKQPNSSYQEQGESSNIQPLPFPHRATQNKKRAEAEVDKEILETFQKVEVNIPLLEAIRQIPKYAKFLKDLCTHKRKLMGNEKINLGRNVSALIQPAMPAKCKDPGMFSIPCTIGDMQFSNALLDLGASINVMPNSIYASLQCGPLKPTGVVVQLANRSTAHPTGVLEDVLVKVKDLIFPADFYVLNMEDNSTLEHAPLILGRPFLKTARTIINVHEGTLSMEFAGNTINFKILDAMKFPAEDHSTFQVNRVDLLVNEACSESSDL